The following are encoded in a window of Arcobacter arenosus genomic DNA:
- a CDS encoding MarR family winged helix-turn-helix transcriptional regulator translates to MEKQEFILNESFGYHFTSITLIIKRMMESCLKPYNLTHLQFSILVNLYKNNVSTQKELLKYTYGDEASITRLINRMESKGFLKRVPSIEDKRKKKIILTEEGINLTEEVLSCAKEVNNSLVEDLDEKENKQLLNLLQKVHNSIKS, encoded by the coding sequence ATGGAAAAACAAGAATTTATATTAAACGAATCATTTGGTTATCACTTTACTAGTATCACATTGATAATAAAAAGGATGATGGAGTCATGCCTAAAACCTTACAATTTAACCCATTTACAATTTAGTATTCTTGTTAATTTATATAAGAATAATGTTTCAACGCAGAAAGAACTTCTAAAATATACCTATGGAGATGAAGCAAGTATTACTAGACTAATTAATAGAATGGAGTCAAAAGGTTTTTTAAAAAGGGTACCTTCAATTGAGGATAAAAGAAAAAAGAAAATCATATTAACAGAAGAGGGGATAAACCTAACAGAAGAAGTTTTATCTTGTGCTAAAGAAGTTAACAATTCATTAGTTGAAGATTTAGATGAAAAAGAAAATAAACAATTACTCAATCTTCTTCAAAAAGTTCACAACTCTATAAAATCATAA